In Tepidisphaeraceae bacterium, the genomic stretch ACTACAACTTTGGCCTGACGGAGCAGACGGTGTTCCCCGAGGTCGACGCCGCGAACCTGACGCACCAGCAGGGCATGAACATCACGGTCGTCACGACGGCCAAGAAGGTCGAAGAGGGCCGCGAGCTGCTGAAGGGTTTCGGGTTCCCGTTCCGCGAGACCGCCAAGGAAGCCAAGTAACTTAGGAAACGATTATGGCCACGAAAGCCTGGGTAGCAAAACAGAAGAAGCGCGAAGAGATGGTCGCCCGGTTCGCCGACATTCGGCATAAGCTGAAGAAGGAAAAGAACTACGCGGCCCTCAGCAACCTCCCGCGCGACGCCTCGCCGACCCGCTCGCACAATCGTTGCGAGCTGACCGGTCGGTCGAAGGGCACGCTGCGGAAGTTCAAGATCAGCCGCATCATGCTGCGTGAGCTGGCCCTGGCCGGCAAGATCCCGGGCATGAAGAAGGCTAGCTGGTAAGGACGAGAGAAGTGGACAGTGGTCAGTGGGCAGTGGTCGGTTTGAGACCACCAATGCTGCCGGATGAACT encodes the following:
- the rpsN gene encoding 30S ribosomal protein S14; this encodes MATKAWVAKQKKREEMVARFADIRHKLKKEKNYAALSNLPRDASPTRSHNRCELTGRSKGTLRKFKISRIMLRELALAGKIPGMKKASW